The DNA segment ggtgcctgatgcgaaaacttgaaataaattcccttgttctccaggtgggcgcctgatgccaacaCTTGAAACGAATTCCCTTGTTCaccagtgggcgcctgatgctgcaactaaacaaacaaaataaaagaaacttttctgccccagtttggtaccagaaacatctgtgagtgttaatcaaaTCCTGTTATCCAGGAGAGCTATAAGAATTTAAAAACTGAATCCCATTATACAGGAGGaccctgaaaatttaaaattaaatctcatcatAAGAGTGAAAAATTCaaagctaaattctatttcctaaaggtaaaacttacgctaaatcctattatctatgaaggtcttgaaAACTTAAAGCTAAataccattatccaggagagtcctgacgGACTtgaaactaaattccattatccaggagggtcctgagaatttacggtcgAACTTGTCTGGAACAtgctttcctcacggagggttCCTCCAAAACACGAAATTTCCTGCccttgtttcaatcaaagaaaaccttattagtttgaaaatgtggtggttagtttgtggcattcttgctgaaggtggacTTTCCACTGCCATGCTTTGTCCCGATTAGCTGCCTTAGGCTAGCAAAGAATTGTTTGACATTCTGATTGAACCTCAACCATAGAACTCTGAATGACCCGAGTGCCTCACACTCATCCTGCTGTTTTACATTTCTGTCCTTCCAATTTGAACCTCTATATTTCCTCAAATTTTACGATACCACTTGACCACTTGAACTCCCACTAACACCTTATTTCTCATTTTGAAACATGCTATTTCTGGTatgctttggccgcactttgctttgtgtaactgaaagttggtaataagctttgaaatcctttcttatttgcttaacaAGGCTAACATTGAAAAATACTTAGAGAAGtagacccaaaagaaaatgaaactaAGTGACTTCGAGAattaggaataaagaagaaaatttgaAACACGATGACTATTTGAGGAAGAACgggaaagagacttatctgagtgaagcagctgtcaccaatggtcatgacatgcatttcggattaattagACCAGACCGTTCACCTAATCATATTTCATTTTGTGCACCGTCTTCATACTTTGAAACCAGGATTTTCCATAATCCAATCTCTCTACAAAGTCACGAGCCTCATTCGGCTTTTAGTGCCCTGATGAGTTTTCACCAGCAAACCTctttcatttgttcatctctcaactcactatcgccttacggtgcccgtgagggttttcaccaatacgactctcttatttttttattttttctctcagctttccatcgccttacgatgcctgtgaaggttttcactaataagactctctcatttattcatttttcCTTGTGTAGAATAGAGTGTTGCCCATGATGTGAATCATACTTCTATCTCGCTTGACTTGGAATTCCTTAGAGATTAATCGgaaagtctttctttggaccgtaatgtaggcttttggatatgGTTAGAAAGAAAAAGCGGCATGCAGGCTCAAAACAACTTAAAATGAAAGGGTTATTACAAAAGCCTTTCTAGATTCCGCAGTCACGGTtctggaatcagatcttttgcaaaaccacaacttctgccctagtttctgtaAGCCTGgggaattttggatttttattttgatgggacagaaccgtgaggctgcctacgtatccttaaaaggaatcaagtcgaacgtagttcaaaacatAGGAATTGTTTTGCTGTTGTTACTTttgcttttgctttctttttcttccttttttcgtTTGCTTtacccttttttttttgtttttctcttttctcttttttctcttttcttttatttatatttctaaactctacttctgattccaaaggaggggtatgaaagaaaataaataaggctcaaaaggggtaacaaaggataaaagtgtttagatagcagaataaaatgtcttcgtcattccaatcttgaaacatgccaaatacaaataaCTCCATTGAAGACAAACCAAAGAagtcatacataatatctcttgactgcatcagaattgatagccatatctacacatttgccttctatatctattaAATACAAAGTACCATTGGGTAACACTCTCAAACAATGAACGaccccctgccagtttggggcgaacttgcctttaacCTCAGCTTgatggaaggatgcgtttcaatacttgttgaccCACTTTAAATTTTCggggatgcaccttcttgttgtaggcttgttccattctcttctgataaaattgaccatgacatactgccgccagtcttttctcatcaattaGACTTAACTGCTCCAATCGGGTTTTGACCAGCTCATCATCGTCATTTTCAGCTTTAgcaacaattcgaagggatgtaATCTCAACCTCTGCAGGTATAACTGCTCCAGTCCCATATACCAGCAAATAAGGAGTGACaactactgaagtgcgaacagtagtgcgataacccaacaaagcaaaaggAAATTTTTCATACCATTGCCTAGAACCCTACACCatctttcgaagtatcttctttatgttcttgttggctacctcaacaactccatttgccttggggcgacAGGGAGTGGAATTTTGATgcataatcttgaactgttggcatacctctttaaTCAAatggctgttaagattagcaccattgtccatAATGATTACCTTGGGGATTCCGAACCGGCAAATGaggtttgaatgaacaaaatcgaccactgccttctCGGTCACAAATTTGAAAGTCATAGCTTTAACCCACTTGGTGgagtaatcgatggctaccagaataaacttgtgcccgttCGATGCTGCGGGCTCAATcagtccaatgacatccatgccccaggcaacaaaaggccaaggtgcggacattgtatgcaactcagatggcggagaatgaatctgaTCACCGTGTACCTGGCATTGGTGACATTTACATACTAAGATGATGCAATCtcattccatggtgagccaataataccctgctcaaagaattttctttgccaaaacatatccgctcatatgcggcCTGCAAACTCCGGAATGAACTTCGGCCATGATGGTCTAAGATTTCTTAGCATATATGCACATCAAcaacccaagatctggagttctcttATACAAGACTCCCCCACTCAAGAAAACTCCACTAGCCAAATGTCAAAACATTATCTTTTGATCACCCATGGCCTGTACCAGATACACCCCATCTTGATGTATTCCcggatatcatggaaccaaggttcgccatcaagttcctCCTCAACCACATTACAATAGGCATGTTGATCATGAatttgaatatgcagagggtcaacataagccttatctagatggtgtaacattgacgccagagtagccaaggcGTCGACAACCTTATTATGGACCCTAGGAATATGTCGGAACTATCTGATctaaatcgttgacaaagatcatgcaaaaattgtcagtacggtatgagcttcaaatcccgagTCTCCAATTCTCCGTAAATCTGATGCACCAatagatccgaatctcccaaaaCCAAGACTTCCCGGACTCCCATGTCTACAACTAACCTCAAACACAGAATGTATGCCtagtactcagccatgttgttggtataatAGAAATGAAGCTGGGCTATAACAGGGTAGTAATGCCCTATTTTAGAAATAAGCACAACCCTTATTctgacacctttcatgttagcggctccatcaaagaaaagtttccaacctagaTTTTCATCCTGCTCTACCTTGTCAATATGCATCACATCTTCATCAGAAAAATAAGTCCTCAATGACTCATACTCTTCATCTACcgagttctcggccaaatgatcggccaatgcttgggctttcatcgcggttcaagtcacatagatgatgtcaaactctgtgagcaaaatctgccactttgcgagtcttcctgtgggcataggcttctgaaagatatactttaaaggatccaggcaagaaataaggtaagtagtgtaggacgacagataatgcttcaacttttgtaccacccaagtcagggcacaacatgtcctttcagagcgagtatacttaacctcataggatgtgaacttcttgctgagataatagatggcttgctccttcttgCCAGTGATGTTGTGTTGACCCAATACataaccaaatgaattatccaggactgcccaatagagaattaaaggtctcccaggttccggcgaaaccaacacaggtgggtttgataggtaccccttgatcttatcaaatacCTCCTGACACTCGTCAGTCCATTTCACTACTGCATCCTTCTTTAGTAACTTAaaaatgggctcacaagttgtcgtgagttgagcaataaacctgccgATGTAGTTTAAATGCccgagcaaactcatcaccttagtcttattccttggcggtggcaattcttggatatcTTTGATCTTTGACGTATCTAACTCAGTGCTTCACCGACTGAATATGAACCCCAACAGTTTCCCAGATGGAATACCAAATGCATactttgcagggttgagcttaagattgtacctacgaAGCTTTTAGAAAAACTTTCTTAAGTCTCTGACATGGTAGGACTGCTTTCTTgacttgatgatcacatcatccacatagacctcaatttccttgtgtatcatgttatGAAATActgtagtcattgccctcatgtaggttgccccagcatttttcaaaccaaatggaatTATTCGGTAgcaatacattccccacggtgtaatgaacgctgccttttctgcatcttccttatccatcaagatctggtgatatcccgtatagcaatccacaaaagacccgatctcatgcttggcacagttatcaATCAAGATTTGGACATctggcaatgggaagttatcctttggacttgctttgttgagatcgcggtaatcaacacacaccctggtcttaccgTCCTTAGTTGGCActagcacaacattagctaaccaagtggggtatcgagtaacccgaatgacctttgcatccaactattttgtgatttattccttgatcttcacactcatttCAGTATTGAACTTCCTTAACTTCTGCTTGATGGGAGGGAATGCCggatcagttggcaatttgtgaactaccaAGTCAGTACTCAAACCCAGCAtgccatcatatgaccatgcaaagatatctttctattcaaattgtggtttgattatttcttccttgatttgtggttccaggtgtacacttatcttggtttccctgatatTATTTGGACCTcttaaattgattgcttcagcttcattcaaattaggcttgagtttctcttcaaaatgatttagttctttactaatttcttcaaattccgcttcttcatcatattctgtttCATCATCatactctatttcttggattattattttagagttagattggcttttaagacttggctgaagattcctcatgcatgtcatgtcattgaaaccagcataaaaagaactgtacaaagaaagacaaaaatgacactatcaggagtaatggaaaaagggaaattgcatttcagtGAAagtaaaggatagaagggtttgtacatcaaaacaAGCGAAAAATAAAATTCTGGATTACAACcgtggaataatccagataacagaaaggaaaacaaaacaaactactaagactccttccgagtagagagagaagtagccttccaattgttaagcttcactTTTTCCCCAATAAACTGCACATCTACTTTGCTGGAACCttttccaatttccaccatgttcaccttATTAAATAAACTCTGGAATCTTTCAATTACCTCTTCATCAAAGTTGACCACATGCTTTGGAACTGCTGACACTGGGCGCTTCATGACCCCCTGCCTTGATGAAGCACCTGGAGAGGCGTGGGATAGGCTTAGGGAGCGACCATGACTTCTTTTTCGACTTTTTAGCCTTCTTCACATCCTCCCCTGTGGGCTTGAATCTAGATCAAACGTACCTAGATTTCACGTAAAGACACCGGCTGCACGATACCTTGCAAAGATGcccccaaacccttgcccggcacgaaaccattcttcaacatttcatttgCTACCATGACGGTTGTAGAAGCTAGCTTTAGACCTGGAATACATTCCACTTTCGGAACTTTCTCAACTGACACTGTTTCGGAAACTTGGTAAACCCAAGGCCCCTCATAGTCTTCGGCCTCAATACACGGGACAGATGTATCATTATAAGCACATAAGTTCTCGTCACCATGCATAACGCTTTCCTATCTGTCCCACTCGAATGTTACCATCTAGTGCAGAGAAGACGGGGCTACTTTGGCAACATGTATCTAGGGCCTACCCAATAGCAAATTGTAAGAGACAGCCAGGTCTTGTACTTGGAACTCTAAGGTAAAgtcaactggtcctattgtcagtTCGAGCACGATATCGCCAACAGAATCTTTTCCCCCTCCGTCAAAACCTCGAACAcatatactgttcttgtggattcttgcAGTATCAATTTTCAACTTGTGCAGAGTGGAGGGAGGGAAAATGTTTGTactagaaccattgtcaactaacaccctCGTGACCACATAATCTTTGTATTTCACTGTGAGATAGAGAGCCCAATTGTGTTCTATACCCTCCACAGGCAAGTCATCATCCAAGAAGGTGATCCTATCCGCCTCGAATATCTTGTTGGCAAtattctccaaatggttcactatgATCTTATCagggacatgagcttcattcagaatCTTCATGAGGGTGCGGCGGTGCTCGTCTAAATGTATCAATAGTGATAGAAGAGAAATCTAAGCAGGGGTCTTCCTCAATTGTTCCATGATGAAGTAATCCTACACCTTCAGTTTTCTAAAAAATTCTTCCACCTTCTCTTCAGTGAATGGCTTCTTCACTAGAATTGGATTATCTTTGAGCGGTTTAGCTTTCCTTAATTCCTCTGGGGAAAAGCATCTTCCCGAACAATTCAACCCTCGTGTTTCATTAACttcctcttccacttctttcCCTTTATAAGTTACTATCACTCGGTTGTAATTCCATGGAACGGTCTTGGTATTATCTATCGGCAGCTCGGTCACAAGTTTAATAATAATGGGGGTAATGCAAGCCCCTTCCACGATTATGATAGTCTTACTTGCTACCCCTGGTATGACCACTTTCGACTTTACTTGCTTTGTTTCCACAACATCTGGGAACCCCTTCACGCCTACCACAGGCGGCTTAACATCAAGCTTGCTTAGCTTGTCTGTCAACCCTTCAACTGTTGAAGATGTTGCATTTGTAACAATTGGAGTTTTGATTGAATTACTTTCACTGGCATGGATCATCATGACGGACTTCTCGGGTTTCCCATCCTTATatactatctcaatcatatgcatTTCGGCATGGGTTGGCaatggattttgattgatgttgggtgctttCGAGCTTTGGACCTCAATCTGGTTTGTATCGATAAGCTCTTAGATGGCGCTCTTCAAATGCCAACTCTTTTATGTGTCATTACCCAGAGCATCGGAATAATATGCACACCTAAGGGAATAATCTAGGTTCCTCGGAGGGGGATTTGGTAATTTTGACTCAATCAGCCTTAAAATGCCAAACTGCTTTAACCTCTGAAACAGATTGGCATAAGACTCTCTAAGTGGGGTGAAAGTTTGCTTCCGCTGTTGCCTTTCCTTTCTATACTTTGGCCTGGGGCAAAAGCTTGGACTAGTAGGGTTTCGGTATGTTTGTGGAGGCAGATagggattttgtggagctggtgCATGCCATTGTAGGTAAGGAGGGGGGTGAGCATATGACTGTGCGTGGTGGACCTAGTATTGGGGTGGCCTGACTGATTACTGAGGGTCTGGTGGTGGGAAGTAGTGTTGGAGTGGATTATATGGAGTTTGGGTGTAGGTTTGAGTCTAGGGTCGAGGCTGGGTGTAATGGTGCAGTGAACCCCTTGGGCCAGGGCACGATCCTGAGACAACCATAGCAACATCTTCTTTCTTGTTTTCCCTAACACGCACCCGGTGCCATTTTGCATCGCTTGTGTGGTTGCTTTGATGGCagagtaactcatgatcttgaTCGATTTGAGCCCCTCCTCTACCATTCCTCCCATCTTAACCacttcattgaaagacttacctatggccgagactagatgaccaaagtaagtaggctccaaggtCTGAAGAAAGCAATCCACCATATCATCTTCCTTCATTGGAGGGTCGACTCGTGCCGCCTTttctctccaccggaaaccatactcctTGAAGCTCTCACTGGGCTTTTTCTCTATCATAGTCAAGGAAGGCGATCTGGGACAATTTATACGTTGAACTAGAAATGCCGAGCAAAAGCCTGAGCCaagtcatcccaagtgtaccacctgttgttgttctggcgggtgtaccattccaaCACTGCACCACTCAAACTTTGACTAAAtaatgccatcaacaattcatctttCCCCCCAACGCCCCTCATTTTGctgcaaaatcctcttaagtgggCCACGGGGTCTCCATGCCTGTCGTacaagtcaaatttgggcattttgaatctGGCAGGCTGCTGGACATCGGGAAACAAACATAGATCCTTATATGCCACACTCACTTGGCAACCTAACACTTACATATTTCTCAGCAATTGTTCCAAGCTCTTTACCTTCCTAAATATCTCCTCTTGCTCCATATTTTTGGGCGGCTTCTTACTTTTGATAGGAATTTCAAAATGAGGAGTCTAAGAGTAGTGATCCAGGACTTTGAAGGTGGGATTTGGGGGCATAGTACTGGTTATCTTGGGCTTAAAATGCCGAATCACTAGAAGATCGATGAAGGGTAGCTTGCAGAGCTGCTACAAAGACAGGGGTAACTGGCGGAGCAGGGTATGTGGTTGCTTTGGCTAGTGGAGCTTGGATGGTTTAGGAAGTGGTGCCATGATAGTGGTGGTAAGGGGTGAAGCTTGGTGCGTGCTGCGGGATAAATCAATAATGGCGAGATCTTGAGATTGAGCTAGTAGTgggatgaaagcagggttggcagGGTATGATGGTGGAGAATTCCCCTtaatccatgcctgatacatttGGGCCATTTGGTGCTTCAGCTTATGTACCTCTTCTTTCAAACCAGACTCAGATTCTTCCATCTCTCTAGGCAGGTCAATAAAACTTCCGTCCAACGCTTTTCTAGCCATGATCGCCTTATGTTTAGACCTGGTATTATATGGGTGgcttgccagaatgccaatcaaactaaccgCCTTCCTGGACTCAGGGACAACATCAAACTTGTTAGTGTTTAAgagtttaacagataggcaatcgcacgtttgggatgcaatgctcctaaacAATTAAATGCTTCTATCGTGTATTTGAatggttgcatgcgtcatcccggctttaaCTAACTCTTTTCactttgtattttcttttctatcaCTCTTGCCTTCCTTTAGTTACTATTGATTTTCTCACTTGCTTTCTGCTCTCTTTATTATTTTTTGCACTCGCTTTTGTTATCTCGTTTTATCATTCTTTATTACCACTCAGTTTTTTTCTTGTCTTTTCATTTTATGGTTATGATCAAATCCTATAGGGATTGACTACATATaatgatgccgcatgaatcagaccattgCGTAGTTCAGGggataaatgcgaaataaaagaaagaattattttttggttttcaaattttcataaaataaaaacattctgATTTTCCTCTACTGCAATGACTCCATCATACAGATTTAAGCACTAAAACAAAACCAAAACAAGACTCAAAGTGGAGAaacagactccaaaagaaactgaaatgcaga comes from the Nicotiana sylvestris chromosome 4, ASM39365v2, whole genome shotgun sequence genome and includes:
- the LOC138890533 gene encoding uncharacterized protein, which codes for MKAQALADHLAENSVDEEYESLRTYFSDEDVMHIDKVEQDENLGWKLFFDGAANMKGVRIRVHGDQIHSPPSELHTMSAPWPFVAWGMDVIGLIEPAASNGHKFILVAIDYSTKWVKAMTFKFVTEKAVVDFVHSNLICRFGIPKVIIMDNGANLNSHLIKEGSRQWYEKFPFALLGYRTTVRTSVVVTPYLLVYGTGAVIPAEVEITSLRIVAKAENDDDELVKTRLEQLSLIDEKRLAAVCHGQFYQKRMEQAYNKKVHPRKFKVGQQVLKRILPSS